GTCTCCTCCGTCTCGGCGTCGTAGTCGAACTCGTTGATGGCGCACATCGCTTGCGTCTGCTCCATCGACGCCGCGACGTCGAGGCCCTTCACGTGCCCGAGAACCAGGCGAATCGGGCCGCCGTGCGCGACGACGAGGACCGTCTCGTCCGGGCCGCAGTCGTCGAGGAGCCCCTCCCAGGCCGCGACGATTCGCTCCCGGAGGTCGACGAGACTCTCCCCGCTCTCCGGCGTCTCTCGCGCCGCGTCGATTCCGTTCTCCCAGAGATCGTACGCGGGGAACCGCTCGAACCACGCGCTCGCCAGCAGGCCCTGGAACACCCCGAAATCCCGCTCCCGCCACGCCTCGTCCCACGTCACCGGGGCGTCGACGTCGTCGCGAAGTAGCTCCGTCGTCTCCGCCGTCCGACGGAGGTCCGAGGACAGCACCCGGTCGACGTCGTACCGCCGACCCAACTCCACACCGAGCGCCCGCACCTGCTCGCGGCCCGCCTCCGTCATCGCCACCGGGGCCCAGCCCTGAATGCGCTCCTCCCGCGTCCACGCGGTCTCACCGTGCCGCGTCACGACGACAGTGGTCATTCGCCAACCTTCCGAGCACGGCCACCTATCACTTGTGGACCTTCAGGTTACACGCGCCTACGTGACTCCGGGCCGCTCGCTCACAGGCTGCGCGTTCTACCGGCGACGACCGCCGAAACGATCGCTCGGTACGTTAGCACCACTCCCCCGAGATGCGGGTTAGATACTTGTACAAACCCCGTAAACTACCACACGATGCCCTCCCGCCGGACTGTACTCACTGGAGCGACAACGTCTGCGCTTCTTCTTTCAGGATGCACGAGTATCGTTCGGGTCCAGCCAAAGATTGACAGAGGTATCGAGTTCCGGAGGGGGGCGGTCTTCTACCCCGAGCAACCAGATCTGCAAGCAGAAAAGCCGCTTGCGCGGGCCTATATTTTCGATACCGAAAGCGAAGCATCGGCTCTCAATTGGGGGATGCTATTACATCCGGCAGAGTACCGGCAGACGAACTTCGATACGCACTGTCTCGTGCTGGTTGTGGGTCTATCAGAGAGCGGGACGAAAGTAGTACTTGATGAACAA
This sequence is a window from Halocalculus aciditolerans. Protein-coding genes within it:
- a CDS encoding histidine phosphatase family protein — protein: MTTVVVTRHGETAWTREERIQGWAPVAMTEAGREQVRALGVELGRRYDVDRVLSSDLRRTAETTELLRDDVDAPVTWDEAWRERDFGVFQGLLASAWFERFPAYDLWENGIDAARETPESGESLVDLRERIVAAWEGLLDDCGPDETVLVVAHGGPIRLVLGHVKGLDVAASMEQTQAMCAINEFDYDAETEETHIVCENETAPPTDGR